The sequence below is a genomic window from bacterium.
CTATAAGGACAATCTGTCCAATCGCGCTGGGGCGGTGTCGGAGGACCAATACGGCAATATATGGGCAGCCGGAGAAGGGGTAAGCCTCCTGTTGGCGGAGGAATCTCTGGTCTTGGGGCCGAGCGCGCTCTGCTCGGAAGCCCCCCGGGCCAAGATGATGAGCCAGGTTGGTTCCCAGCTGAGGTTATCCACAGGCTTTCGATACATGGCGCCCTCAACGAGCGTTGACCTCTATGTGGCCCTTCAGGCGCCGAGCGGGCAGCTGTTCTACGTTGCGCCTCAGGAGGCGGCGCCTCCGTTTCCGATATTCTATGCTGCGTTTGATGGCAGCACGGAGTTCTTGCAGCCCGGGCCGAGCTACACCGGGCCGGGCTCGATACCGAACACGCCGGACATGAAGGACCTCGCGCCTCCGCCCCTGCCCCTGCCGGACCCACCCGATGGCAACGGCCCGACCGGCCTCGCGCTCTTCGCATACCCCGTGCCGTACTATGCGAACGTCCCGCTGCCTGCATACGGAGCCATCGCCGACCTCGTCCTCCTGAACACCACCCTCCCCGAGCAGGCTCCAGCCGGCGCATACACGTTCCACGTCGGCCTCACCGGCCCCTTCTCAATCAGGAACGTCTATCGCTCCGCCTCATGCCCCTTCGAGGTCAGCGCGGAATGATGACCGACAGCAGGTCCTGGAAGAGCGGCCATGCCCTGGGGCCAATGAAACAGGTCTATCATGCGTTGATTCCTGTGGATCGCGATGAACCACATCTTGACGAACGAACTTGAGCGACCTAACTTGAGTCTAAAGAGTTAGTGGCGGTAGTTTCGGAGCGGTTAGAGGAAAACAGGATATGCCGCGAATCCTCATGGTCAGGTCCCATGACAATATTCACGGGACTCTCATGTCTCAGCCGATGGGGCTGCTCTACGTCGCATCGTATCTGCGGAAGCGTTTTCCCGGACGTTTTGAGTTCAAGCTGTATCACACGGGCTTCAAAGGGAACACGCTCGCGAGGTTGCGAGAGGAGGCCGCGCATTTCCGGCCTGACTATTTGTTCGTTAGTAGCCTTACGCCGGATGCGGACCTTGCACACACAGTGGTTCGGTCGGTGAAGTCTGTGGCGGGAGGATGTACGTCGGTTATAGGCGGCCCGTATCCGACGACTTCGAGAGAGAAGCCGCTTTTGGACAAGAATATTGACTATACGGTTCTCGGAGAGGGCGAGGTTACCGCTGCAGAGCTTCTAGAGTGTCTCGAGAGTGGGTGGAATCCGCACGCAATCAATGGGTTGGCATATAGAGATGGCGGCGAGATCAGGCTAACGGAACCGAGGGGTTACATCCAGGATTTGGACGAATTGCCGTTCCCTGCCTGGGACCTGATCGACTTCGAAGCATACGCTGGCTATCTGCCGATGTCGGTGACGCTGAAAGGCAAAATGTATGCAGGCTTGATTACGAGCAGGGGATGCCCCTATAATTGCGCCTACTGCCACAAGACACACGGCAAGCAGTTCAGAGCGCGCTCTGCCGAGAACGTTCTCGATGAATTGGAGCTACTATGCAGGGATTATGGTGTTGACGAGATACAGGTGCTGGACGATATCTGTAATCTGGACCTGGGTCGAATGACGTCGATCTGCCAGGGGATCGTGGAGCGGGGCCTTGCGATCCACATCGCCTTCCCGGATGGAATGAGAGCGGACTTGATGACGCCCGAATTGGTGCGTTGGCTGAGGCGTGTGGGAACCTATAAGATCCATTATGCTCCCGAAACGAGGTCGGAGCGACTCCAGGAGAAGCTTGGCAAGTTCGTCCAATTCGACAAGATGGACAGGATTATCCGTGAGACGTCCAGACAGGGAATACTGACCGCGGCCTTCTTCATGTTAGGCTTCCCCTCCGAGACGCTCGCAGAATTGCGGCGCACTGTTGACTATGCAGTCAACATGCCTTTTGACCTGGCGTCTTTTTTTCGCGTGGTTCCATATCCCAATACGCGATTGCGCGAGTGGGCCATTGAGGAGGGTGCGAGCTTCGATGACGAGTTCCTGGGCCGTTTCAGTTCATACCACTTCTTCTCGAACATCTGTGCGTCTGTCGAGCTTACAACCGAACAGATAGCGAGGGAGACACTGTCCGCGTATCTGAGGTTTTACTCGCGCCCACGGCGACTACTCCGGCTATTCTGGCGTTACCCGAATCGCTTGCGTCTATTGAGGGGCTTGCTCAGACTATTCGGTGACTGCATCAAGCCCTATTTCAGGCTTCGTAGTGCAGGTGATCTTGAATACATGCAAGGACTCTAGTCAATGGAATCACCGATTATCGCGGTTTTAAGGCCTGTTGGCCGTCTTGTAGTGCATATAAGGACCGGCATGAGGGAGGTGGCCCTATTCCTGCTGTATTTTGCTGTCCTGGGCCCGTTGTGCGCTTTCAGAAGACGGCCAAAAGATCCCTTCCGATCGGGGCTATGCACCTGGGATCATATTCATGAGGGCGACGGAAAAATGGAAACGCACTGCACAAAGACCTAGGAGGCATGATGGGTTACAGCCGAGTATTCGCTGACTTGATACATCTTTCCAGGACTTCCGGGTTTCCGCTTTCAGGCTTTTTCCTCTGCCTGGCGATCCTGGGTATTGCCGTTCGGGACAAGAAAGAGGCGCCCTGGATTCAACCGTATTTCTACGCTCATTTTTAGCTATAGACACCGATGGTCTTCTCATGGATTCTCTTGCGATCCTACATGGTGACGCTTCGTAAGAGGTACGATTCAGGTCAGAGGTTGAAGAACGGAATACGTCTGAAAAGAGGCTCCTAGAATGTGCTCAGAAGTGACCGCCAAGGTGAGAGAGTTTTACGAGGGAGTCCCGTTTCCGCGCGTGTCCTTTGAGTCGATTTCCAGTGCGAGCGAGCTGAATAGTAGGGCAGGCATTTATGCCCGGGCGCTTGACAGAGAGTTACCTTCTTTGGCCCGTGTGATCGATGTAGGCTGCGGGACGGCGCAGTTGCTCTGTCTTCTGGGAGGTTGCGGCGACAGGCGCTTGTTTGCCGTCGATATCAGTCTTGGCTCGTTACTGGAGGGCAAGAAGCTGGCGAGTGTACTTGGGTTGAGAAATATCTTCTTCGTTCAGGCCGACCTATTCAACCTGCCCTTTGAAGACGCGGGATTTGACTACCTGTTCTGCCATGGCGTTGTGCATCATACCGATCGGCCCTTGGAGGCTTTGGTCAAAATCTCTCGCCTTCTGAGGACAGGCGGGAAGGCTTCCATCGGACTTTACAATCGATATGGACGGGCTGTTCATCGGCTGCGTCGGTGGCTATGGAGAAAGGGCTCGGACCACAAGCCGATCCCTTCTGGACATTTCTATCGAAGGGACATTAACGGAGTATCCGCCGGCACAGTCAACAGCTGGTTCAGAGATCAGTACAGGAATCCACACGAAGTCTGTATCTCTCTCTCGACGGCGCATCGATGGCTGACCGAGGCTGGGCTGGCTTTCGTTCGCTTTTTGCCAAACGTATTGAGAAGGTGGCCGGTGCCCGGAAGGTGTTTATTCATGCAAGCTGGCTCCGAATCTCATCTCTTGAGACGAATGACATTTGCGCTCACCCAGTTTCTCTGGATGGTCCGTCCAGTTGAATCGGGCTATTTCGTGGTCACTGCTCTGAAGGAGGAGCGCTAATGCGGATACTGGGCGTGTCAGCCCATTATCACGATTCCGCTGCGGCCCTACTGGATGGGGATAGAGTTTATGCCGCCTGCGAAGAGCGATTCACTCGGCTAAAGCATGATCCAGGCCTGCCGATTAATGCAATATCGTTCTGTCTCCGGGAGGCTGATATCATCGGCGAAGAGCTCGATCTCGTCGCAATCCACGAAAAACCCTTGCGCAAGCTGAAGCGATTCGTGAGCGATTGCTTCAGGACGTTTCCGTTTTCGTACAGTTACTTCCGCCGCGCGCTTCCGGTTTGGCTGGGACGGAAATGCTCGCCCGAGTTGAGCATCGCATCGGAGCTTAGGACGGATTGTCGATTTGCTTACGTGGGGCATCACCTGTCCCACGCTGCCAGTGCCTATTATCCATCGGCATTTGAGGAGGCAGCTGTGCTGACCGTCGATGCGGTTGGGGAAGCCTACACGACTTGTACAGGCATTGGTAAGGGAGAGTCAGTGGTGCTCGACCGCGGGGTCCGTTTCCCCAATTCACTCGGGATGTTCTATAGCGCAATGACTTATCTTTTGGGATTCGAGGTCATGGATGGTGAGGGTAAGGTTATGGGTCTTGCCGCCCATGGTGAGCCGGGATACCGCCGGCAGGTAGGCGAGCTGATACGGCTAAACGACGATGGGAGTTTCGCGTTGGACATGAGGTACTTCCAGTTTGACAGGAGCACCAGGATGGTTTCCCCGCGTCTGGAGAAACTCATTTTCCCCAGGCGACGGCCGGATGAGCCCATAGAGCAGAGACACAAAGACCTTGCTGCAACTGCCCAACAAGTTCTCGAGGAAGCTCTCATCTCCATCGTCACGAATCTTAGGAGGCGAAGCGGCCAGAAGAATCTCTGCATCGCAGGTGGTGTTGGCCTTAATACCGTCGCCAATGGTCGTATTCTTGAGAACGGGGGATTTGATGACATTTTCATTCAGCCCGCCGCCGGGGATTCCGGATGCTCACTCGGCGCCGCCCTTTATGCTTCGTGCAAGCTGCTTGGCAGACCCCGACCGCGACCCATGGTCTCAGATAGACTTGGTCCTGCATTCAGAGAAGGTTCCATAGCCCGGTTCCTGGAAGTTAGGAAGCTGCCTTTCAAGAGACTTGGCGAAGAGGAGACGTTGTCCACCGTTGCCAGAAGACTAGCCGATAACAAGGTCGTGGGTTGGTTTCAGGGGAAGATGGAGTTCGGTCCCAGAGCGCTGGGAGGCAGGAGCATACTAGCAAATCCGATAAATCCCCAAATGAAGAACATAGTCAACTCAAAGGTGAAATTCAGAGAGCCGTTTCGTCCATTCGCCGCTTCTGTCCCGGCGGAAGTCGCGCACGACTACTTCGAGCATGGCGTTGCCAGCCCATTCATGATGCTCGTATTCAAAGTCCGACCTGAGAAGCAAAATGACATACCTTCTGTCACGCATTTAGATGGAACGTGCAGAACACAGACAGTGACGAGAGAGTGCGATCAGAAGTATCACTCGCTCCTCCTGGAGTTTGGTCGGCTCACGGGTGTGCCGGTGCTTTTGAACACGTCGTTCAACTTGAAGGGGGAGCCAATTGTGTGCACGCCCCGCGATGCGTTGAAGTGCTTCATGGAGTCCGGCATGGACTGCCTTGCTATGGAGAACATATTCATCGAGAAGCAATCAACGGATGAGTCAACTTAGACACTATATTCGCAATATCTGTTTTTTCCGCAAGCCGAGCCCGTTGAGGCGTGGTTTTCGAGACCTCGTCCGCGAGATGTGGCGCATTTACATCGTCAGAGGCGCGGCGCTGGCCGGTTTAATCGTGGTATCAGGCAGTCGGCATTACGTCTGGATCGCTATCGTGATTATGGAGTTTTGGATTTGGGCAGTGGGATATAAGCCCCGCGCACACGATTCCAATATCTTCAGGCTCACGGCAGATGAGAGACTGTTCGAGTTCGTTCCGGACATCTCATACAGGTACTATTATTCTGGCCGAAACGCCTATGGAGAAGACTTCGTCAGGCCGGCGAGGGTCGGACCTCTCGGGCATAGGATTCCGGAGGATGGCACGCCGGGGCCTCTTGCCGATTTGCATCTCATCATATTTGGCGATTCGAGCGTGTTTGGGGAGGGCGTCTCATACGGGAGTGCTTTCGCTAGCGAGATCGAGCGCCGACTGAACGAAGATGCATCGCTCGGTAGAGCAGTATCTGTGATCAACGCCGGGGTCCCCGGATACAACACGATGCAGTCAGTCGCGTGGATGAAGAGGCTAGTCCCTGCCTTCTCACCGTCCGTGATTCTGCTCTGTGTAAGTCTGGATGACACTCTCTTATGGGGAAGCATCGCAATTGGCAAGGACGGGGAGATGGTGCGACTCGATGCGCCTCTGAGGCACAAAGTGAGGGAACGTCTGAAGGAGTTTTCGTACATTCTTTACCATTTGAGTCAGGTGTATAGGTTCATCAGGGTTGAGGACTATCTAAAAGGTCTGTTCATGGATCGATACATAGGATTCAACTTGTGGAGCGGGTCTGTGTCGGAGATGGCCTCGCTTTGCCACGAGCATGATGTTGTGCCCGTGGTTGTCATCTTGCCCGGTCTATGGAAGCTTGATGGGGGCTATCCGTGGAGGGGCGTTCACTCCACGATCAGGAGCGAATGCGAAGGCCACGGAGTATCCGTGATTGATCCTCTTGACGCACTTCAGGGTTTCAAGGGTCGTGAGCTCTGGGTACACCCAGCCGATCCTCACCCGAATGAGCTGGCACACAGGATAATCGGTCAATTCGTGGCTGGTAGTCTCGTCGAGACCCTACGGACTTCCGTCTTGTCCAGAACCCAGGCAGCGACTTGAGATATGACGAGGGTGATGTTTGTCGGGGAGGATGGCTTCGTTGGGGGTGCGCAGATCTCGATGTGCGGTCTCCTGCAAGAGCTGTCCCGTCGAGCAGTGGATTGTATCGCCGTTATCCCCTCGCCCAACCGCTATTCGGAGATGCTTAGAAGCTCGGGCATAGATGTAACCCGCAACCGGCTGGACGAGCTGAAGAGGGATTATGTCCGTATTTCGCCGGTCTTCGGAGAGGTCAAGAACCTGGGCGTTATTATGGATGAGTTTCTCCCCGACCTTATACATGCTGACGCACCTTGGGCCGCTTTCTTCACGCTTCTGGCTGCCAGGCGGAGAGGACTTCCGGTGCTGTGCTCCCTTCATTGGTATCCGGAAGCTCATAGGGCGTCCAAGAGAGCCGTCTTCAGAATACTGAGGCGGTATGTTATAGCGAATTGCAGGAAGTTTGCCCTATTCAGTGAGCACATGCTCTCCACGATCGTGAACGACTACGGCTTTCCAGCCGCTAAGGTCGTCATGATACCCTACGGGATCGAGCGATATAGGCTGAAGAATAACATATCACGAGACGACTGGAGATGTTCTTGGGGTATTCCGACCGAGGCGATTCTCTATACCTGTGTCGCACGATTGCACCCGCAAAAAGGGATTCTGGACATTCTGGACGCCGCGGGAATTGTCTGCCGCAAGGTGGACGAGGCTTTTTTCGCCTTCGCGGGTGAGGAGGTTGTGGCACCGATGGAGAACCTGCATTTCACTGAGCGGGTCCGTGCCATGGCCAGCAGGCTCGGGATCAGTAGCAGGATCAGACTATTGGGCTTCCAGGATGATATTGGGGCTGTCTATGGGGCGAGCGATGTGCTGGTTCACGCATCTTCCAGGGAGCCATTTGGCCTAGGAGTGGCCGAAGCATCCATGTCGGGACTACCCGTAGTGGCCTATCGAGTGGGCGGGGTCCCGGAGACGGTCATTGACGGTGAAAACGGATTCCTCGTTCCAGCCATGAGGCCTGATGTTCTTGCAGAGAAGCTAATAGAGCTTGGCCAGGACGCTGAGCTCCGAGGTCGTCTTGGCAGGCGGGGTAAGCAACTGGGTGCGCAGCAACACTCGGTGGAGGAAATGACGGCACAGTTCATCAGACTCTATGAAGAGGTGGCCAAGTAGGGTCCGAGTGTGTCAGGTTTCGGCAACCTTCGCACCGCCTCATCCCCCTTCGCGGTCAGCGCGGAATGATGACCGACAGCCGGCCCTGCAAGCGCTCGTAGGCCGCGGCCCCGGGCCTAATGAAACAGGTCTTTAAGGGCAAGGTCTATGTGGCTGGGAGAGAAGAACCGCTCGACAAAGAATGTCTAGCCGGCTAACTTCAATTCACACATAACTGTGGTATTTCGTTTCGACTGGGCGCAGATCGAGGTGTGATCATGGCAAAAGAGGCGCTAGTTTCTCTGATCGTTTTGGTATTAGTCCAAGTGGCATTAGCCCAGGGCCTTGTGGGGGCTAGCGAATACTACGTCGATATCAACGCTGGGAGCAATTCTAACTCCGGTCGTTCCGAGAGCGACGCCTGGCGAACGATCTCGTTCGCGCTGGACAGCGTGCAGCAGGAGGCCTCGGCCTCTAACCCGGTCACGATCTGCATCGCCCAGGGCACATATTCGCCGGCTGCCGGTGAGTTGTTTGGCCTCGTGATGCGGGACTACGTCTCGCTTAAGGGGGCTGGCGGTGATTTCAAGACGATCCTTGATGCGCAAGGCATTGATAGAGTCATCTATTGTATCATCGCCCGGCAAGTTACGATCTCTGACGTTGTGATCATGAACGGTAAGACCGAGGGGGACGGCGCTGGCATATTTGCCCTCTGCTCCTCGCCGATCGTCGAGCGCTGTACCTTTATCAGAAATCGTATTGTCAAGGCCGGCGGAAGCGGAGCCGGGCTATCCGGTATATCGGAGGACTGTCGTCCGGTCATTCTGGACTGCAACTTCATCGCGAACAGGTCAGAGGCCTACGGGGGAGCAATCGCTTCTGGAAAGGTAACTGTCGTCGATTGCTTGTTCGACTCCAACGAAGCGGGCGAGGATGGAGGCGCGGTGGAAGTCTGCTTCGGAGAGGGCCTCATCGAGGGGTGTACATTCATGGGTAACACGGCTAGCATGGGTGGCGCGGTTCACTGCTATGGGGGGGAATCAATGGTTGTCCGACGTTGCGTGATGACGGGGAACGCTGCCTACGATGGCGGCGGCATCCTTTTCAACAATGTCGAAAACGCGCTAATTGAGGACTGCCGAATTCTCCATAACACGGCGCAGCACAATGGCGGTGGCATCCTGCTCAACGAGAGCTCACCGGTCATCAAGAACTGCCTCATCGCCCAGAATCAGACGGCCCGCTTTGGCGGCGGCGTTCAGCTGTCGTCGGCAGCGCCAGAGATTCGATGTACAACGGTCGCAGACAACCGGGCCGGGGTCGAGGGCGACGGCCTATGCTGCGCGTTCGGTGGCAGGGCAATCATTGTCGATAGCATTCTCTGGGGCAATCGCGACAACGAGCTCATGCTGGCCACTGCCTCGTTCTCGGATATCCAGGACCAACTCATGGATGGCCCCGGCAACATCAGTGCGGACCCGCTCTATGTGCTGGGCGAAGGATGCGATTATCTTCTCAGCCAGGCCGCCGCAGGACAGGCCTCGGAGAGTCCTTGTATTGACGCCGGCAGCGACTCGGCCAGCACGCTTGGAATGGCTTTTTACTCCACACGGACCGACAACGTCTCTGACACCGGGATTGTCGATATGGGCTATCACGTGCCGGTTGCCATGCCGCGGGTCCACGCCTGGCCGGATGCCGAGTCCTACGTTCTGGGCGGGTGCTTACGACCGATCGTTGCGGCGAGCAACGATGGCCTGCCGGTGTTTGTCGATGTGTGTGCAGGATTCGTTGGGCCGGCTGGTGAGGTCATTTGCCTTACTAACCACGGGGCTACGCTCGGGCTCGCGCCATGGGTCTCTGACCTGGTCCTGGAACACGGCTTCTCTTTCGGACCAACGGTCCTTATGAAGCTCGAGATACCCTATAACCTGCCCGCTGGCGAATACATGTTCTTCATCGCGCTCTTTAGCCCTGGAACAACCGACCCCATCGGCTATCCGGCCTCATTTCGGTTCGCGGTCGCCAGCCAACTCGACCATTAGAATTTGGCGCATAGGTAGAGGATAGCCTTTCGCGTTCGTTTTTGGTGTCCTGTGTGCAGAGCAGGCCATCTTTTGTGGCCCAACGAGCCTCCTTGCGTTTCCCAGACCGGTTGCTATTCTCGCCGGCGATTGTCTCAAGCGATTAAGGAATGAAAGGAGAGCCGCAATTGACCAGACCGATGGAGCTTGTCAGATACACGACAGACGAGGTGCTCGAGTATCATCGAGACAACTTCGGGGGAGGGGGCAAGTTCGAGATTATGAGCAAGGTCCCGGTTCGCGATGCGAAGGACCTGACGCTGGCGTACACGCCCGGGGTAGCGGAGGTGTGCCGCGCTATTGAGCGCGACCCAAACGAGGTGCATCGATATACGGCAAGGGATAACACAATAGTAATCTTGACGGACGGGACAGCTGTCCTTGGGCTCGGCGACATTGGCCCTGCGGCGGGTCTGCCTGTTATGGAGGGCAAGTCGGTCCTTTTCAAGATGCTCGCCGGCGTTGATGCGTTTCCCCTGTGCATCGGGACAAAAGACCCTGACAAGATAGTCGAGTTCGCCAAGCTCCTGGAGCCGTGCGTGGGCGGCATCAACCTCGAGGACATCTCCGCGCCTCGTTGCTTCGAGATTCTGAAACGGCTTAGGAACGAGCTCTCGATACCGGTGTTGCACGACGATCAGCATGGCACGGCGGTAGTCGTTCTGAGCGGTCTAGTAAATGCACTGAAGATCGTTGGCAAGAGCCTGTCAGAGGTCAGGATTGCCGTCAACGGCGCTGGAGCCAGCGGCATTGCAGTGACGGGCCTTCTGATGCGAGCTGGTGCAAGGAACGTCATTCTATGTGACACGAAGGGAACCATCTATCGCGGCCGGTCAATTGGCATGAACGCCTACAAGGATGCGATTGCCGAGCGGACGAATCTTGAGATGATCAGGGGCACGCTAGCCGACGCGATGCGCGGCGCTGACGTCTTCCTCGGCCTTTCTGTGGCAAACCAGGTCTCTGGCGATATGGTTCGGTCGATGGCCAAGGACCCGATAGTCTTTGCGATGGCCAACCCGGTACCTGAGATAATGCCCGAGGAGGCTAAAGCGGCAGGCGCCAGTATCGTTGCGACGGGCCGCTCAGATTATGCCAACCAGATAAACAACGTTCTCGGCTTCCCTGGGATATTCCGAGGCGCACTTTCGGCCCGGGCGAGCGATATCAACGAGGAGATGCTCATCGCTGCGGCCAATGCGCTTGCGGGGCTTGTCGGGGATGACGAGCTGCGGGAGGATTACGTAATCGCCAGCCCTGTTGACCCGCGAGCGATGCCGACCGAGGCGCGGGCCGTGGCCCAGGCGGCCCAGGAGACGGGCGTTGCCCAGATAGACGTTGATCCGGAGCAGGTCTATCGCTACACCGCCTACCTGCGTGAGGTCCTCGAGAAACGCTACGCCTTCTCGGAGCGATACGTTAGAGAACATCCGTTTAGCACGTAATCTACACCGCAAAGGTTACTTTCTGGGTTACAGGAAATGACTTGCTGTTGACCGGCTCTTGGCGCGAGTTACCTAGATTGCGTCTGGTGAAGCAGGTGTTTACTGTTGACAAATGGATCGTTTTACTACATATTTGTAAACGGCTGCAAGACAGCCACAATTGAAAACCTTGTCAGGATGGGAGGAGTGATATGATTGGTCAACGCATACGGCAGGCACGACTTGCCGCACGCCTCTCGCTGGATGACGTTGTCGCGCGGCTTAAGGGGCTGGGCGAGTCGATATCGAAGCAGTGTCTTTCCAACTATGAGAAGGGCAAGCGAACGCCGCTCCCCTCGACCCTGATTCTGTTGGGGAGCGCGCTCTCGGTGAAGCCGTCTTACTTCATGGCCGAGCCGCAGGTCTCGATAACCTGGGCGGGCTATCGGTGCCAGTCGCGCCTCGGCAAACGTCAGAGGGAGCAGATTGAGGCGTTCGCGCAGTCGGTTGCCGAGCGGCAGATCTATCTTCAGGAAACGCTTTTTCCGAATGAGTTGCCAAGGCTGCCCGAGCGCCGCAAGGTCTCAACTGGAGACCAGGCGGAACAGGCGGCGGCGGACCTTCGGGCGTGCTGGGAGCTTGGTAACGATCCAATCGACAGCCTGACCCAAATAATCGAGAACAACGGCGGCATCGTCGTCAAGTACCCGATGGGGGACGTTCGCTTCGACGGTCTCTCCGGCTATGTGAACGAGGGGTTCCCTCTAGTCGTTGTGAATCGGGATGTTACTGATGATCGGCTCCGCTTCGATCTTGGGCACGAACTTGGGCACCTAGTCATGGACACCGAGGGGTCGGAGCTGAAGCAGGAGGAGAGGCTGGCTCACAGGTTTGCCGGGGCGCTTCTGGCCGTCAAGGACGCGGTGTTCCACGAATTGGGAAGGCAAAGGGCAAAGATAAGCCTGGATGAGCTTGCACTTCTTAAGAGGAAATACGGTCTCAGCATGCAGGCATTGGTCTTTCGCATCCGCGACCTCGGGATCGTCAGCAGCTATGCTTTTCAGGCGGCTTTCAAGGAGTTTGCTTACAGAGGATGGCGCAAGGAAGAGCCCGTGGGCTTCAACGGGAATGAGGAGCCGACTCGGCTTGAGCAACTGACGCTTCGCGCCTTGTCCGAGGGTATTATCACGCCCTGGATGGCAGAAGAACTCTGCCCCGGCTGCACAGCGGGTGTTGAGCAGGAAGAGCCCGAACCACGCAGGGCAAACCTGCCTTCTGAGTTCTTGAAGCTTCCCAGAAGCGAGCGCAGCAGGCTCATGGCAGAAGCTTCCAAAATGGCGGAGAAGGCCTACCAAGAGAATCCTGAGCTAAACGATTTTGAGGCTTTTGGGGAGGATGATCTGCTTGACTGACGGGGCGCGAATTCCCAAGAAGGGTGAGATTTGGTATGTTCGCTTCGATCCAGCAACCGGTTCGGAAATTCAGAAGACCCGGCCTGCCGTAGTCGTCAATGAAAAGCACATGGGGAGAGAAAGTCTGCGAATCGTTGTCCCCGTTACCGAGTGGCAAACGCACCACCAATTCTGTCGGTGGATGTTTCCCCTGTTCATCAGTGACAAGACCGGGCTTACAAAGGAATCAGGAGCTGACGCGTCGCAGGTGAAATCACTATCCGTCAGACGATTCCGCAACAAAATAGGAATCGTTACAGCTTCTGAGCTCAAAGAAATACTGGCGGCAATAGTCGTTTGTATCGGCTACGAATGCCCGGTTTGCAGAGCGAGAGAGAATAAGAACACACAATAGGTTTTGGTTGGGGCTTTTCAGGGGGACTGAATACTGAGATTCGTTCTTCCATGGTTTTGCCGAAGCGTTGCTGGATGCATCTGAACTCGTGTCAAGCCAGCCAGGCTATAATTTCGTCGGCGACGAGGACGCCGTCGTCGGTGAGCCTGAGGACGTCGTTTTGGATATTGATGAGTTTTGCGTTGGTTAGTTTCTGTAATTCATCTTGTCGGGCCTTTTTTAGGTCTATCCCCTCATCTCTGCGCAACTTGCTAAGGCTAATACCTTCACGAAGCCGAAGGCCAAGCATGATCGCCTCCTCTACTCGCTCCTCCCCACTCAACCTCTC
It includes:
- a CDS encoding right-handed parallel beta-helix repeat-containing protein; its protein translation is MAKEALVSLIVLVLVQVALAQGLVGASEYYVDINAGSNSNSGRSESDAWRTISFALDSVQQEASASNPVTICIAQGTYSPAAGELFGLVMRDYVSLKGAGGDFKTILDAQGIDRVIYCIIARQVTISDVVIMNGKTEGDGAGIFALCSSPIVERCTFIRNRIVKAGGSGAGLSGISEDCRPVILDCNFIANRSEAYGGAIASGKVTVVDCLFDSNEAGEDGGAVEVCFGEGLIEGCTFMGNTASMGGAVHCYGGESMVVRRCVMTGNAAYDGGGILFNNVENALIEDCRILHNTAQHNGGGILLNESSPVIKNCLIAQNQTARFGGGVQLSSAAPEIRCTTVADNRAGVEGDGLCCAFGGRAIIVDSILWGNRDNELMLATASFSDIQDQLMDGPGNISADPLYVLGEGCDYLLSQAAAGQASESPCIDAGSDSASTLGMAFYSTRTDNVSDTGIVDMGYHVPVAMPRVHAWPDAESYVLGGCLRPIVAASNDGLPVFVDVCAGFVGPAGEVICLTNHGATLGLAPWVSDLVLEHGFSFGPTVLMKLEIPYNLPAGEYMFFIALFSPGTTDPIGYPASFRFAVASQLDH
- a CDS encoding malic enzyme-like NAD(P)-binding protein — encoded protein: MTRPMELVRYTTDEVLEYHRDNFGGGGKFEIMSKVPVRDAKDLTLAYTPGVAEVCRAIERDPNEVHRYTARDNTIVILTDGTAVLGLGDIGPAAGLPVMEGKSVLFKMLAGVDAFPLCIGTKDPDKIVEFAKLLEPCVGGINLEDISAPRCFEILKRLRNELSIPVLHDDQHGTAVVVLSGLVNALKIVGKSLSEVRIAVNGAGASGIAVTGLLMRAGARNVILCDTKGTIYRGRSIGMNAYKDAIAERTNLEMIRGTLADAMRGADVFLGLSVANQVSGDMVRSMAKDPIVFAMANPVPEIMPEEAKAAGASIVATGRSDYANQINNVLGFPGIFRGALSARASDINEEMLIAAANALAGLVGDDELREDYVIASPVDPRAMPTEARAVAQAAQETGVAQIDVDPEQVYRYTAYLREVLEKRYAFSERYVREHPFST
- a CDS encoding XRE family transcriptional regulator, coding for MIGQRIRQARLAARLSLDDVVARLKGLGESISKQCLSNYEKGKRTPLPSTLILLGSALSVKPSYFMAEPQVSITWAGYRCQSRLGKRQREQIEAFAQSVAERQIYLQETLFPNELPRLPERRKVSTGDQAEQAAADLRACWELGNDPIDSLTQIIENNGGIVVKYPMGDVRFDGLSGYVNEGFPLVVVNRDVTDDRLRFDLGHELGHLVMDTEGSELKQEERLAHRFAGALLAVKDAVFHELGRQRAKISLDELALLKRKYGLSMQALVFRIRDLGIVSSYAFQAAFKEFAYRGWRKEEPVGFNGNEEPTRLEQLTLRALSEGIITPWMAEELCPGCTAGVEQEEPEPRRANLPSEFLKLPRSERSRLMAEASKMAEKAYQENPELNDFEAFGEDDLLD